TTGCTGAAAAGGCAATAGATGCTCTTAAAATTTTTGACGAAAATGAAATCCGTATTGCTCTCGAATCTTTAGTTAATTTTGTTGTTGACAGGAATAATTAATATTAAAAGGTCTTTTTCGGAAGTTTTCTATCTCAATTTTATGATAGAAAACTTTTTTGTTTTTATTCCCCATTTCTTATCTTAGCTCGTGGAATTTTTAAGAAATTCTACGGCATGTCTTAATTAAATAATCTAACTAATCTGGGATTTCAATCTGCTCTTTCGGGAAGACCAGGTTTCTTTTATAGAAGGGACTTTACTATAGGGATTAAATGAAAAAGACTGTTCTTGATTACGCACTAAAAATTCGCCTTCCATTAACTTTATTTGTAATTGCTGCAACGTTTGTGCTAACCTATTATATCTCCAGGCCCGAAAGGGACGGAATCGGTCATGCACCCGAACAGCCGATTAAATTCTCACATAAACTTCATGCCGGTACTATGGCTATCGACTGTCAGTATTGTCATACTGAAGTTGCTAAAGGAAGACATGCTACTATCCCTTCGGTAAATATCTGCATGAATTGTCATTCGGTTGCACGTAAGGATAAACCGGAAATTGTAAAATTAACTCAATACTACGAGGAAGGTAAACCCGTTCCATGGAAGAGAATTCATAAGGTCCCCGACTATGCGTATTTCAACCACAGCGTACATGTTAATAAAGGGATCGATTGTGCTAGCTGTCATGGTGATCTAAAAGAAATGGAAGTTGTTAGCCAGGTAAGGCAGTTTACTATGAATGCGTGCCTCGATTGCCATAGAGAACCGCATAAGAATCTTCCTTATCTGGAAAACGTTAACATTGG
This window of the Melioribacteraceae bacterium genome carries:
- a CDS encoding cytochrome c3 family protein — protein: MKKTVLDYALKIRLPLTLFVIAATFVLTYYISRPERDGIGHAPEQPIKFSHKLHAGTMAIDCQYCHTEVAKGRHATIPSVNICMNCHSVARKDKPEIVKLTQYYEEGKPVPWKRIHKVPDYAYFNHSVHVNKGIDCASCHGDLKEMEVVSQVRQFTMNACLDCHREPHKNLPYLENVNIGPDNCAACHR